In Lacibacter sp. H375, one DNA window encodes the following:
- a CDS encoding purine-nucleoside phosphorylase, whose product MGELLNKINQTVAYIRSQYAQESTVGVVLGSGLGHFTDELQIEKEISYNDIPHFPVSTVEGHKGKLVFGKLGNKSVVVMAGRFHYYEGYSIGDVVYPIRVMKYLGVQSFVISNAAGGVNTSFKVGDLMIIKDHISQLTPNPLIGKNMSELGPRFPDMSEPYKKDFIKKAKAIAANMNIDVKEGVYCGVTGPTFETRSEYKMIHMLGGDAVGMSTVAEVIAAIHMGIPVFAMSVITDIGIREEENIITHEEVLQAAKEAEPKMTAIVKQLIIEL is encoded by the coding sequence ATGGGAGAATTACTGAATAAGATCAACCAAACGGTTGCTTACATCCGCAGCCAGTATGCTCAGGAATCAACAGTGGGTGTAGTTTTAGGTAGTGGCCTTGGTCATTTTACCGATGAATTGCAGATAGAAAAAGAGATCAGCTATAACGATATACCGCACTTCCCTGTATCAACAGTTGAAGGACATAAAGGGAAGCTGGTATTTGGTAAACTTGGAAACAAGAGCGTAGTGGTAATGGCCGGTCGTTTTCATTACTATGAAGGTTATTCAATAGGTGATGTAGTGTATCCCATCCGTGTAATGAAGTATTTAGGTGTGCAATCATTTGTTATCAGTAATGCGGCAGGGGGTGTTAATACATCATTTAAAGTTGGTGATCTTATGATCATCAAAGATCATATCAGTCAGCTTACACCCAACCCACTTATCGGTAAAAATATGAGTGAACTTGGTCCACGTTTTCCCGATATGAGTGAGCCGTACAAAAAAGACTTCATCAAAAAAGCAAAGGCCATTGCGGCCAACATGAACATTGATGTGAAAGAAGGAGTGTATTGCGGTGTAACAGGTCCTACATTTGAAACACGCAGTGAATATAAAATGATCCATATGCTTGGTGGCGATGCAGTGGGCATGAGCACCGTTGCTGAAGTAATTGCAGCTATTCACATGGGTATTCCTGTTTTTGCAATGAGTGTAATCACCGATATTGGTATTCGTGAAGAAGAAAATATTATTACACACGAAGAAGTCTTACAAGCTGCAAAGGAAGCAGAGCCAAAGATGACAGCCATTGTGAAACAACTCATCATTGAACTTTAA
- the sucC gene encoding ADP-forming succinate--CoA ligase subunit beta, translating into MNLHEYQAKELLKKYNVPVQEGFACSTVHEAEEAYRQIKNQSGSSFAVVKAQIHAGGRGKGTVKETGINGVKVAKNIDQITEFAKGILGGTLVTIQTGPAGKVVNKILVAQDMYYDGPTERKEFYLSILLDRTKKQNVIMYSTEGGMNIEDVAHDTPEKIFKEWVNPGGPLQAFQARKIAFNLGLSGEAFKNCVKFVTNLYNAYVGLDCGMLEINPLFKAADNKIIAVDCKMNIDDNALMRHPDVANMRDTTEEDPTEVEAGNHNLNFIKLDGNVGCMVNGAGLAMATMDMIQLSGGQPANFLDVGGTANAQTVEAGFKIILKDPNVKAILINIFGGIVRCDRVAAGVIEAYKTIGNIPVPIIVRLQGTNAEEAKKLIDESGLKVQSAIQLSEAAALVKQAVA; encoded by the coding sequence ATGAACCTCCACGAATATCAAGCCAAGGAATTATTGAAGAAATACAATGTTCCGGTGCAGGAAGGATTTGCCTGCAGTACAGTACATGAAGCCGAAGAAGCTTATCGCCAGATCAAGAACCAAAGCGGCAGCAGCTTTGCAGTTGTGAAAGCTCAAATTCATGCGGGTGGCCGTGGTAAGGGTACAGTGAAAGAAACAGGTATCAATGGTGTGAAAGTTGCAAAAAATATTGACCAGATCACTGAGTTTGCAAAAGGTATTTTGGGTGGCACATTGGTGACCATTCAAACAGGACCTGCAGGTAAAGTAGTAAACAAGATCCTTGTTGCACAGGATATGTATTACGATGGACCAACAGAGCGTAAAGAATTTTATCTCTCTATTCTCCTCGATCGTACAAAAAAACAAAATGTGATCATGTACAGTACCGAAGGTGGTATGAACATTGAAGATGTTGCACATGACACTCCTGAAAAAATATTTAAAGAGTGGGTTAACCCTGGCGGACCATTACAAGCGTTCCAGGCAAGAAAGATCGCTTTCAATCTTGGTTTGAGTGGTGAAGCGTTTAAGAACTGTGTGAAGTTTGTAACGAATCTTTACAATGCATATGTTGGATTGGATTGTGGTATGTTGGAAATTAATCCGCTGTTTAAAGCAGCCGATAACAAGATCATTGCGGTGGATTGCAAAATGAACATTGATGATAATGCATTGATGCGTCATCCTGATGTTGCCAACATGCGTGATACAACTGAAGAAGATCCTACAGAAGTAGAAGCAGGAAATCATAACCTCAACTTTATTAAACTTGATGGTAACGTAGGTTGTATGGTGAACGGTGCGGGTTTGGCAATGGCAACCATGGATATGATCCAGTTGAGTGGTGGTCAACCGGCAAACTTCCTCGACGTAGGTGGTACAGCCAATGCACAAACAGTTGAAGCAGGTTTCAAGATCATTTTAAAAGATCCGAACGTAAAAGCAATTCTCATCAACATCTTTGGTGGTATTGTTCGTTGCGATCGTGTTGCTGCAGGTGTAATTGAAGCATACAAAACAATTGGTAATATTCCTGTTCCTATCATCGTACGTTTACAAGGTACAAATGCTGAAGAAGCAAAGAAACTGATCGATGAAAGCGGATTGAAAGTACAAAGTGCAATTCAATTGAGCGAAGCAGCTGCATTGGTAAAACAAGCAGTAGCATAA
- a CDS encoding GNAT family N-acetyltransferase encodes MSSTVHIRPIQQSDNAALAVIVRTSLAEFGANKPGTVFYDPTTDALYELFQAKGSFYFVAEEDGKLLGGGGIYPTEGLPAKTCELVKMYLHKDARGKGLGKRMIEHCLSWAKDNGYEQVYLETMPELKQALKVYELFGFEYLDGPMGNSGHFGCDRWMLKKL; translated from the coding sequence ATGTCTTCAACTGTTCATATTCGTCCCATACAACAAAGTGACAATGCAGCCCTCGCTGTGATCGTTCGTACTTCGCTTGCAGAGTTTGGTGCAAATAAACCCGGCACTGTTTTTTACGATCCCACAACTGATGCATTGTATGAACTGTTTCAAGCCAAAGGCAGTTTCTATTTTGTTGCAGAAGAAGATGGAAAACTGTTAGGTGGCGGCGGTATTTATCCAACCGAAGGTTTACCAGCTAAAACATGTGAGTTGGTAAAGATGTACCTCCACAAAGATGCACGTGGAAAAGGCTTGGGCAAACGGATGATCGAACATTGTCTTAGCTGGGCAAAAGATAACGGCTATGAACAAGTGTATTTAGAAACGATGCCGGAGTTGAAACAAGCATTGAAAGTATATGAACTCTTCGGCTTTGAATATTTAGATGGACCAATGGGTAACAGTGGGCATTTTGGATGTGATCGATGGATGTTGAAGAAGCTTTGA
- a CDS encoding SprT-like domain-containing protein → MSKKEVPLHALAAYLPEGSVEPVLQYLHHYKIHLTITRERNSILGDYRHAINQKNHRISVNGNLNKYAFLVTLLHEIAHLLAFENFGFRIAAHGKEWKHEYGKILAQFLLKKIFPADIEKALMKSLQNPSATSCGEEHLMRVLKNYDVRKNGEVLVEELQHDQLFKTKDGRVFQKKEKLRKRHKAIDVKSGAVYLFSGVYEVELMSS, encoded by the coding sequence ATGAGTAAGAAGGAAGTTCCATTACATGCATTGGCTGCTTATTTGCCCGAAGGTTCGGTTGAACCGGTGTTGCAGTATCTCCATCATTACAAAATTCATTTAACTATTACCAGGGAACGTAACAGTATACTTGGTGATTACCGCCATGCGATTAATCAAAAGAATCACCGCATCAGTGTAAATGGTAATCTAAATAAATATGCTTTCCTTGTAACGTTGTTACATGAGATCGCTCACCTGCTGGCATTTGAGAATTTTGGTTTTCGTATTGCTGCACACGGTAAAGAGTGGAAGCATGAATATGGAAAAATACTCGCCCAGTTTTTATTGAAGAAAATTTTCCCGGCTGATATTGAAAAGGCGTTGATGAAGTCATTACAAAACCCATCAGCTACCAGTTGCGGTGAAGAACACTTGATGCGTGTGTTGAAAAATTATGATGTGCGTAAGAATGGTGAAGTGTTGGTGGAGGAATTGCAACATGATCAGCTATTTAAAACAAAAGACGGTCGTGTGTTTCAGAAAAAAGAAAAGTTACGCAAACGCCATAAAGCAATTGATGTGAAGAGTGGGGCGGTGTATTTGTTTAGTGGGGTGTATGAGGTGGAGTTGATGAGTTCTTAG
- a CDS encoding bactofilin family protein: MFNSKSSSQEKDSSTGLATIVASGTEIKGNIESKGDIRVDGTLHGNLTTSSKVLVGPSGKIYGDVVAQQADVLGQINGTIKVTELLYLKGSCQINGNIYAGQLQVDATASFNGECHMGAAAVSSAPLASVLEISKESLNAAANDQ; the protein is encoded by the coding sequence ATGTTCAACAGTAAATCCAGTTCCCAGGAAAAAGATTCCTCAACAGGCCTCGCAACAATCGTTGCCTCCGGTACCGAAATCAAAGGAAATATTGAAAGCAAGGGCGACATCCGGGTGGATGGCACCCTTCATGGCAACCTCACCACTTCCTCAAAAGTGCTGGTGGGTCCATCGGGTAAAATTTACGGTGATGTGGTTGCGCAACAAGCCGATGTGCTTGGGCAGATCAACGGCACCATTAAAGTAACCGAATTGCTTTACCTGAAAGGCAGTTGCCAGATAAACGGTAATATTTATGCCGGTCAGTTGCAGGTTGATGCTACTGCTTCGTTCAATGGCGAATGTCATATGGGCGCTGCTGCTGTATCAAGTGCACCTTTGGCCAGCGTGCTGGAGATCAGCAAAGAATCGTTAAATGCCGCAGCCAACGACCAATAA
- the porW gene encoding type IX secretion system periplasmic lipoprotein PorW/SprE, which produces MQPIIVPKLNLILIVLLLGCFSASAQPDFTLPLVKPKKYENKTLGSEKTDDKKFTLPRRIYQSMVTHYNFHYNATTKINAIVEKAKLSHQDDYTQLLPFYNYSTDRTAADSLELDSVIFKATAGIVLHDLRNNYIDNMYLLIGQSYFYWQKYDSAYRIFQFINYNFFPKGKDEYIIVVGSNDRSTKGDLNIATKEKTDLMHKAFSHEPSRNDALIWLTRTYAEDNLYPEAYSLVNLLRKDPTFPKRLHGKLNEVQAYTFYKQEQWDSTAFYLKDALGEAADKTELARWEYLLAQLYAKTNQPELASSYFNKAKSHTTDPVLYIHARIYEAQLVKKEGGDAVTETLADLLKLSKKERFDGYEDVLFYAAAGMALEKGDTTQAMTLLKRSVSYMPENPSTKNKAFVKLSDLAYARRDYTLASNSLDSVNMQDPALADMTAQLQIKQQMLKQLVNLITIVKQQDSLQAVAKMPEKEMEAYLKSLARKLRKQRGLKEEAAYTPTLAVNNGTVDNTPIFTNAGSGNSWYFYNAAQKSRGFSEFKSKWGSRPNVDNWRRQDAVDAAKPEQQAPQYDHNSGEDVSIEADKIPEDELTAEGLKSRLPLTEEKMLASNRKIAESLFEQGQIYKNQLEDYEQAAIVFEEIWKRFGNYEREQDVLFELYYCYTKIGDKEKAAYFQDQLNKKYPNGDLVQKINASKNPVVISKDAKTIAYENIYNLFISGKFDEAQQEKKLADSLYGNSYWTPQLLYIESLYHIKQKNDSVAIVTLTNLERNFPGTPMAEKAAVMKDVVSRRAEIEDYLTRTNIVRQTEDSVVLPFDEGTKVNKVVQEIKKDSSNQIKPINLPGQNNANIQRPVAPIEKTDVNKTDRNNAGKPVIGNKPGMDTTTIKPLKEGKIEMAYVYNATDPYTVLMYFDEVDPVYLTEARTAYQRYNSSSFGGQNIPLKIYEGDKDNTWMEMGLFADVTTALGYMEEWKKNARQIVPWLPELKYNFVIISDRNLEMLKTRKNMEEYRTFLRQYIKDKF; this is translated from the coding sequence ATGCAGCCAATTATTGTACCTAAATTGAATCTCATCCTGATCGTTCTCCTGCTGGGCTGCTTTTCTGCATCGGCACAACCCGACTTTACCTTACCGCTGGTAAAACCGAAAAAATACGAGAACAAAACACTGGGTTCGGAAAAAACAGACGATAAGAAATTTACCCTCCCCCGCCGTATTTACCAGAGCATGGTTACGCATTATAACTTTCATTACAATGCCACCACCAAGATCAATGCTATTGTGGAAAAAGCGAAACTGAGCCACCAGGATGATTACACTCAACTCCTTCCCTTTTATAATTATTCAACTGACCGTACTGCTGCTGATTCACTTGAACTCGATTCGGTGATCTTTAAAGCTACAGCAGGCATTGTGCTGCACGATTTACGCAATAATTATATTGATAACATGTACCTGCTCATCGGGCAGAGTTATTTTTATTGGCAGAAGTATGATTCGGCTTACCGCATCTTCCAGTTTATCAATTACAATTTCTTCCCGAAAGGAAAAGATGAATACATTATTGTTGTTGGATCGAATGATCGTTCAACAAAAGGCGATCTGAATATTGCCACCAAAGAAAAGACCGACTTGATGCATAAAGCATTTTCGCATGAGCCCAGTCGTAACGATGCACTCATTTGGTTGACTCGCACCTACGCAGAAGATAATTTATACCCCGAAGCATATAGCCTCGTCAACCTATTACGGAAAGACCCAACCTTTCCTAAACGATTACATGGCAAACTGAACGAAGTACAGGCCTATACTTTTTATAAGCAGGAACAATGGGATAGTACTGCTTTTTATTTAAAAGATGCATTGGGTGAAGCTGCTGATAAAACGGAGTTGGCCCGTTGGGAATATTTGCTGGCGCAGTTGTATGCAAAAACAAATCAACCTGAGCTTGCTTCTTCTTATTTCAACAAAGCAAAATCACATACTACTGATCCGGTGCTTTACATTCATGCACGTATTTATGAAGCACAGCTCGTGAAAAAAGAAGGTGGCGATGCAGTGACTGAAACATTAGCAGATCTCTTGAAGCTTTCAAAGAAAGAACGTTTTGACGGCTATGAAGATGTCTTGTTCTATGCTGCAGCTGGTATGGCCTTGGAAAAAGGTGATACTACGCAAGCAATGACCTTATTGAAACGCAGCGTTTCTTACATGCCTGAAAATCCATCAACAAAAAATAAAGCATTTGTAAAACTTTCTGACCTGGCATATGCACGCAGAGATTATACGCTTGCATCAAACTCACTTGATAGTGTGAACATGCAAGACCCAGCTCTTGCAGACATGACCGCACAACTGCAAATAAAACAGCAAATGCTGAAGCAATTGGTGAATCTTATTACAATTGTAAAACAGCAAGACAGTTTGCAGGCTGTTGCCAAAATGCCGGAAAAGGAAATGGAAGCTTACCTGAAATCACTTGCACGCAAGCTTCGCAAGCAACGTGGCTTAAAAGAAGAAGCAGCCTACACGCCAACGTTAGCTGTAAACAATGGAACAGTCGATAACACACCCATTTTCACCAATGCAGGTAGTGGTAATAGTTGGTATTTTTATAATGCTGCACAAAAGTCGAGAGGCTTCAGCGAGTTTAAATCAAAATGGGGCAGCCGTCCGAATGTAGATAACTGGCGCAGGCAGGATGCAGTAGATGCAGCCAAACCAGAACAACAGGCACCACAATATGATCATAACAGCGGAGAAGATGTAAGTATTGAAGCAGATAAAATTCCTGAAGATGAGTTAACAGCTGAAGGTTTGAAAAGCCGTTTGCCTCTTACCGAAGAGAAGATGCTTGCGTCGAACAGGAAGATTGCAGAATCATTATTTGAGCAAGGGCAGATCTATAAAAACCAGCTCGAAGATTACGAGCAGGCAGCCATTGTATTTGAAGAGATATGGAAGCGTTTTGGCAATTATGAAAGAGAACAGGATGTATTATTTGAGTTGTATTACTGCTACACCAAAATTGGTGATAAAGAAAAAGCAGCTTACTTCCAGGATCAATTGAATAAGAAATATCCGAATGGCGACCTGGTGCAAAAAATAAATGCATCAAAAAATCCTGTGGTTATTTCGAAAGATGCAAAAACAATTGCTTACGAAAATATTTACAACCTGTTTATCTCCGGAAAATTTGACGAAGCACAACAGGAGAAAAAACTGGCTGATTCATTGTACGGAAATTCTTATTGGACCCCACAGTTGTTATACATTGAATCGTTGTATCACATCAAACAAAAAAATGATAGTGTAGCCATTGTTACATTAACCAACCTTGAACGCAATTTCCCTGGCACTCCAATGGCTGAGAAAGCAGCCGTGATGAAAGATGTGGTGAGCCGCCGTGCCGAAATTGAAGATTATCTCACACGCACCAACATTGTTCGTCAAACAGAAGATAGTGTGGTATTGCCATTTGATGAAGGCACAAAAGTGAATAAGGTTGTTCAGGAAATAAAGAAAGACTCAAGCAATCAGATTAAGCCAATCAATCTGCCCGGTCAGAACAATGCGAACATTCAAAGACCTGTGGCGCCAATTGAAAAAACGGATGTAAATAAAACAGATCGCAACAATGCAGGCAAACCGGTTATTGGCAACAAGCCCGGCATGGATACAACAACCATCAAGCCGTTGAAAGAAGGCAAAATTGAAATGGCTTATGTATACAACGCAACCGATCCTTATACTGTGCTGATGTATTTTGATGAAGTAGATCCGGTTTATTTAACAGAAGCCAGAACTGCTTATCAACGTTATAACTCATCATCATTTGGTGGTCAGAATATTCCTCTGAAAATTTATGAGGGCGACAAAGACAACACATGGATGGAAATGGGTCTGTTTGCCGACGTAACAACAGCACTTGGGTACATGGAAGAATGGAAAAAGAATGCCCGACAGATCGTTCCATGGCTGCCTGAACTGAAATACAATTTTGTCATTATTTCCGATCGTAACCTGGAAATGTTAAAAACCAGGAAGAATATGGAAGAATACAGGACCTTTTTACGTCAATACATCAAGGATAAATTTTAG
- a CDS encoding transglycosylase domain-containing protein, translating into MRKPIKYLWRAFFIGMGLFILLVIGANFGLLGKMPSLEELENPSASLASEVIASDGTMMGKFYLEDRTNVEYKDISKNIVNALIAAEDERFYEHSGIDGRALARAIAKLGSDGGGSTITQQLALNLFRERARNKFRRVFQKIQEWIIAVKLERNFTKEEIIALYLNTVEYSDNVFGIRNASKTFFQKEPSLVTVDEAALLIGMVNAPYAYNPRLFPPRAMQKRNAVINDMVRNNFVSEADAEKLKNKPINLKYKKLDESAGLAPYFRDVLRDQMKKWAKENKKPNGESYNIYRDGLKIYTTINPRMQLYAEEAVSKHMSALQKNYWTLPWVKDNSIWKGHENILERGMKDSDRWKKMEAAGIDEAEIRKVFKTKTKMKVFAWNAKRETDTIMSPYDSVRYHKMIIQTGFMVMDPFTGEVKAWVGGVNFKNFKFDHVNMNTKRQVGSTFKPILYAYAVENGYTPETPLPSGPINLGGKMITGGGGPMAICLAFSKNPGAAYLMNQFGVKSVINFAQSTGIKSDMPPYPSIALGSADISVYEMLQSYTMFPTNGMSTQPIYVTRIEDRNGNILQTYAPEQKVVMSEAAAYTMVKMMQGVVDIGTGRRLRGMGLTGDIAGKTGTTNGNTDTWFIGYNPQLLAGGWVGCDDPFLKMVGEGNRTALPIWGYFFDKVFNDKTLAISNEAKFVQPESMKMETFMDYENFADKYRNEPDAENPDAGNGTSSDYNDLKLTPDPTLGPESQISEEQKVLQEAKKQADKNPEQKKDQTKPVATDPKKDSTKKKWWPFRKKNN; encoded by the coding sequence ATGCGTAAACCAATCAAGTATTTATGGCGTGCCTTTTTCATCGGTATGGGATTGTTTATCCTGCTGGTGATCGGTGCAAATTTCGGCCTGCTCGGTAAAATGCCTTCCCTCGAAGAACTGGAAAATCCATCTGCTTCTCTTGCCAGCGAGGTTATTGCCTCAGATGGTACCATGATGGGTAAGTTTTACCTGGAAGATCGTACTAATGTAGAGTACAAAGACATTTCCAAAAACATAGTAAATGCCTTGATCGCTGCTGAAGATGAGCGTTTTTATGAACATTCCGGCATTGATGGTCGTGCCCTTGCACGAGCCATTGCAAAACTTGGTAGCGACGGTGGTGGCAGTACTATTACTCAACAGCTGGCACTGAATCTTTTCCGTGAACGTGCAAGAAATAAATTCCGTCGTGTATTTCAGAAAATACAGGAATGGATCATTGCTGTAAAACTCGAACGCAATTTCACCAAAGAAGAGATCATTGCATTATACCTCAACACAGTCGAGTACAGCGATAATGTGTTTGGTATCCGTAATGCATCAAAAACATTTTTTCAGAAAGAGCCATCACTAGTTACCGTTGATGAAGCCGCTTTATTAATCGGGATGGTGAATGCACCTTACGCTTACAATCCACGTTTGTTTCCACCAAGAGCAATGCAAAAAAGAAATGCGGTGATCAACGATATGGTGCGTAACAATTTTGTAAGCGAAGCAGATGCAGAGAAATTAAAAAACAAACCTATCAATCTCAAGTATAAAAAACTTGATGAAAGTGCAGGTCTTGCTCCCTACTTCCGTGATGTGTTGCGTGATCAGATGAAGAAGTGGGCAAAAGAAAATAAAAAACCAAATGGTGAGAGTTATAATATTTACAGGGATGGTTTAAAGATCTATACCACCATCAACCCCCGGATGCAGTTATATGCAGAAGAAGCAGTATCGAAGCACATGAGCGCATTGCAAAAAAATTACTGGACACTGCCTTGGGTGAAAGATAACAGCATCTGGAAAGGTCATGAAAATATTCTTGAGCGTGGTATGAAAGACAGCGACCGCTGGAAGAAGATGGAAGCTGCCGGTATTGATGAAGCAGAAATTCGCAAAGTATTCAAAACAAAAACAAAAATGAAGGTGTTTGCCTGGAATGCCAAGCGTGAAACAGACACCATCATGTCACCTTATGATTCTGTTCGTTATCATAAGATGATCATACAGACAGGTTTTATGGTGATGGATCCTTTTACCGGTGAAGTAAAAGCATGGGTTGGTGGTGTGAACTTTAAAAACTTCAAGTTCGATCACGTAAACATGAACACTAAGCGCCAGGTTGGTTCAACATTTAAACCTATTCTTTATGCATATGCTGTGGAGAATGGTTATACACCTGAAACCCCATTACCAAGTGGCCCGATCAATTTAGGTGGCAAGATGATTACCGGTGGCGGTGGCCCAATGGCTATTTGTCTTGCATTTTCTAAAAACCCGGGAGCAGCCTATTTAATGAATCAATTCGGAGTAAAGAGTGTCATCAATTTTGCACAGAGCACCGGCATAAAAAGCGACATGCCGCCCTACCCATCTATTGCATTGGGTAGTGCCGACATCAGTGTATACGAAATGCTGCAGAGCTATACCATGTTCCCAACCAATGGTATGAGCACGCAACCGATTTATGTAACACGTATTGAAGACAGGAACGGAAATATTCTGCAAACATATGCTCCAGAACAAAAAGTGGTGATGAGTGAAGCCGCTGCTTACACCATGGTAAAGATGATGCAGGGTGTAGTTGATATTGGTACCGGCCGACGTTTACGTGGTATGGGATTAACAGGTGATATCGCCGGTAAAACAGGAACAACAAACGGAAATACAGATACATGGTTTATAGGCTACAATCCTCAATTATTAGCCGGTGGCTGGGTTGGTTGCGACGATCCATTTCTGAAAATGGTAGGTGAAGGTAACCGCACTGCACTACCTATCTGGGGTTACTTCTTCGATAAAGTATTTAATGATAAAACACTTGCTATTTCAAATGAAGCAAAGTTTGTGCAGCCTGAAAGTATGAAGATGGAAACATTTATGGATTACGAAAACTTTGCTGATAAATACCGCAATGAACCTGATGCTGAGAACCCCGATGCAGGTAATGGTACATCTTCTGATTACAATGATCTGAAGTTAACACCTGATCCAACCCTTGGTCCTGAGTCACAGATCAGTGAAGAACAGAAAGTATTACAGGAAGCGAAGAAACAAGCCGATAAAAATCCTGAACAGAAAAAAGATCAAACAAAACCTGTTGCTACCGATCCAAAGAAAGACAGCACTAAAAAGAAATGGTGGCCTTTCCGGAAAAAGAATAATTAA